A stretch of DNA from Bacillus sp. Marseille-Q1617:
GCAAGCAAAGAAACGCTGACCGGTTCACTTGGGGTGATCATGCAGAGCATCAATTACTCCGAACTTGCTGAAAAGTATGGCGTCGACTTTGTCACAATCAAGAGCGGGCCCTATAAGGATATCATGAGCCCGACGAGAAAGATGACAGAAGAAGAAAGAAAGATTCTTCAAGCGATGATCGATAATTCCTATGAAGGGTTCGTCGATGTCATCGCAAGCGGCCGCGACATGTCAGAAGCACAAGTGAAAAAGATTGCCGATGGCAGGATTTATGACGGCCGGCAGGCTAAAGACGTCAATTTAATTGATGATTTCGGATATGTGGAAGATGTCATTGCAGCTCTGAAAAAAGATCATAAATTGAAAGGTGCCCAAGTATTTGAATATACAAGCGGCGACCCCTTCTCAGAGTTCTTTAGTATGAGTGCCAAGAAAATGATCGGCAAGGACTTTGAAGCGGAAGCTCTTGTGAAGCTTCTGTCTAAGCCGAATTCACCACGATTAATGTATCTATATTCTGAGTAAGGAAGGTGAATGAAGTGAGTGAAAATCAAGATGCCCCTCGAGAGAATGAGGAAGTAATAGAGAAACACGAGACAGATGAGAATGAAATGAACGTGCAGCACTCCGATGTTCAGCCGCCGTCTCCTTACAAAGAAACAAAAGGATTTTTTCTGGCAGGTTTCTGGTTGAGAGTGTGGGCTTATCTGATTGATTTAATCGTCATCGGCAGCATCACCCGCCTGATCATCAAGCCGGTTTTCAAAGTACTGGATATTACACTTGTGGAAGGGTCTATGTTTGCGCCGATTTCGATTCTTTCCGCCATCGTCTTTTACGGCTATTTTGTCTTGATGACGAAGTTCTTCAGTCAAACGATCGGCAAGATGGTACTGGGAATCAAAGTGATCGATTTGAAAGGCGGCCGGCCAACCTGGGGAACCGTCATTTTCAGGGAGTTGATCGGACGCTTCATATCGTCTACCATTTTTATTTTATATGTTGTGGTCGCTTTCACCACCAAAAAACAGGGAATCCATGACTTATTTGCCGATACGACAGTCGTTCAGGAAAAGAAAAAACTAGAATTTGCACCTGCCGTATAGGTATATTCGGGACCCGCTCTTCTAAAAGGGCGGGTTCTTTTTTTGTTTCCTTTCCATGCAATTCAGGCAGCATACAGCAACCTCTCTCTGGAAAATCAGAGAAATAATTTCAAGTGGTACCGTTTAATTTTCCGTCTTCCGGCCATACTGAAAAGTTGAAGGGTTGTGAAAAAAATGAGTGGTTGGGTATGGGCTTTACTCATTATTTTGGCATTTCTACTTGTCATCTTTATTCTTATATTCATAACGAAATTAACCATCACCCTTTCTTTATACCATGGTAATGATAATGATCATTTCAAGGTAAAGCTGAGGGCTTGGTTCGGGTTGTTGAGATATACAATTGATGTACCATTGGTCAAGCTCGATGACGATGGTCCCAATATTGTGGTTGAAGAGAAAAATATCCGCGGCAAGGAAAACGAACCTTCCAGTGAAAAAGAGTCTAAAAAGAAGTTCACACCAAAAGATTTCCTCAACAGTCTAAATGACACGAAAGAAATTCTTACCCATGTGATGGAATTACATAAAATAATCCGCAGATTCTTGAACAAAGTAAAAATTGATCATATCCACTGGAAAACATTATTCGGCACAGGGGACGCCGCCTCCACAGGGACGATGACAGGGGCGATCTGGGGCTTGAAGGGGAGCATCATCGGACTGGTCAGCGGTTATATGAGACTCCAATCACAGCCATCGGTTGAAGTGATTCCTTCCTTCCAGAAAGCCATCATCCAGACGCATTTTTCATGTATTATCCAGTTCCGGGTAGGGAATGCTATCCTAGTAGGTTTCAAGATACTTCGGTACTGGAGAGGCGGCAAAGCGGACTTTAAGACAAAGTCTCTTTCCCATTTCTCAGAAGAAGAACACCAATCAGTTTAATGAGGAGGACTATTCATGTCTGAACATCCTATTGAAGGTCTCATGACCACCGCTATGGAAAACTTGAAAGAAATGATCGATGTAAATACCATCATCGGAGATCCCGTTGAAACACCGGATGGAAGCGTCATCCTGACGGTATCCAAGGTAGGCTTTGGCTTTGCTGCAGGCGGAAGTGAATTCAGCATCGATGGCAAAGGCAAAAACAGTGATTCAGAAGGCGGTAAAAGCGGCAGCGACGGCGGAGGTTCATCCAAGAAGCAGCCGTTTGGCGGAGGTAGCGGTGGCGGAGTATCCATCACCCCGATCGCGTTCTTGATCGTCAGCTCAAGGGGAATCAAAATGCTTCACCTTGATGAAAGCACCCATCTATTGGACCGTCTGCTCGACCTCGCACCGGGTGCCATCGAAAAAATCCAGGGCATGATGAAAAAGAACGACCAGGGCAACAACAACCAAGGAAACGGATCAAAACAGAATATGGACTTCTAAGAACTAAGAACAAAAGTAAAAAGGGCTGACCCCTAATCAATGAGAGCGGTGTCAGCCCTTTTTACAATAAATAGATTAAACTACAGAGTGGATTGGAGCGGAAGGCACTTGACTCCGGCGGGATACAGAGGAAAGGTCGAGACCCCGCAGGAGCATAGCGACGAGGAGGCTCGACTTCCTCCCCGCGGAAAGCAAGTGCCTGAAGCGCAAAGGAACGGTCCATGATTAGAAGCACGCTAAATCATTCCGACCCTTATCATTTGCGTTGACCATCCGATTTTCTGTACTATAAAGTTGTACATAATTCATAGAGGAGGAACAAATAATGGCAAACATTA
This window harbors:
- the sppA gene encoding signal peptide peptidase SppA gives rise to the protein MNAKRWIALAIAAGLFFVSVVVNFATSALTGDFNKAFDDVLGSTEQAFGEEIIEDGNMQKRIAVLEVDGVIQDTGDAASMFQSPGYNHELFMDKLDAVQEDDSVKGIVLKVNSPGGGVVESAQIHSKLVEIIEKSKKPVYVSMGSMAASGGYYISAPATKIFASKETLTGSLGVIMQSINYSELAEKYGVDFVTIKSGPYKDIMSPTRKMTEEERKILQAMIDNSYEGFVDVIASGRDMSEAQVKKIADGRIYDGRQAKDVNLIDDFGYVEDVIAALKKDHKLKGAQVFEYTSGDPFSEFFSMSAKKMIGKDFEAEALVKLLSKPNSPRLMYLYSE
- a CDS encoding RDD family protein codes for the protein MNVQHSDVQPPSPYKETKGFFLAGFWLRVWAYLIDLIVIGSITRLIIKPVFKVLDITLVEGSMFAPISILSAIVFYGYFVLMTKFFSQTIGKMVLGIKVIDLKGGRPTWGTVIFRELIGRFISSTIFILYVVVAFTTKKQGIHDLFADTTVVQEKKKLEFAPAV
- the ytfJ gene encoding GerW family sporulation protein, translating into MSEHPIEGLMTTAMENLKEMIDVNTIIGDPVETPDGSVILTVSKVGFGFAAGGSEFSIDGKGKNSDSEGGKSGSDGGGSSKKQPFGGGSGGGVSITPIAFLIVSSRGIKMLHLDESTHLLDRLLDLAPGAIEKIQGMMKKNDQGNNNQGNGSKQNMDF
- a CDS encoding DUF2953 domain-containing protein; its protein translation is MSGWVWALLIILAFLLVIFILIFITKLTITLSLYHGNDNDHFKVKLRAWFGLLRYTIDVPLVKLDDDGPNIVVEEKNIRGKENEPSSEKESKKKFTPKDFLNSLNDTKEILTHVMELHKIIRRFLNKVKIDHIHWKTLFGTGDAASTGTMTGAIWGLKGSIIGLVSGYMRLQSQPSVEVIPSFQKAIIQTHFSCIIQFRVGNAILVGFKILRYWRGGKADFKTKSLSHFSEEEHQSV